The following coding sequences are from one Kallotenue papyrolyticum window:
- a CDS encoding dipeptide epimerase, whose product MTALTYQTLELRLRHTFRIAHGASDTRQNVILRLGDGLGEAAPVAYHGESAAGVIAALERWRPELERLDDPAAIVWLMQRLEGSRAAHAAVDIALHDWLGKRLNTPLNRLLGLAALPLPPTSFTIAIAEGADLIARVREAAAYPILKVKLGTPRDLELVETVRAAAPAATIRVDANAAWSAPQALAIVPRLAELGVELVEQPLPSDDHDGWQRLRAACLPVPIVADESIKSAADVARWAPVVDGVNIKLMKSGGISGALAAIHTARAHGLRVMLGCMVETSLGVTAAAHLGGLADWLDLDGPLLIADDPFVGVSYAGARLELPTGTGLGVSPRAPH is encoded by the coding sequence ATGACTGCGCTTACCTACCAGACCCTGGAACTGCGCCTGCGCCACACCTTTCGCATCGCGCACGGCGCCAGCGATACGCGCCAAAACGTGATCCTGCGTCTGGGCGATGGCTTGGGCGAGGCCGCGCCGGTAGCCTACCATGGCGAGAGCGCCGCGGGCGTGATCGCCGCACTAGAGCGTTGGCGACCCGAGCTGGAGCGTCTGGACGATCCTGCCGCGATCGTCTGGCTGATGCAGCGCCTGGAGGGCAGTCGCGCCGCGCACGCTGCGGTGGATATCGCCCTGCATGACTGGCTGGGCAAGCGCCTGAACACGCCGCTGAACCGGCTGCTGGGCCTGGCCGCACTGCCGCTGCCGCCCACCTCCTTCACCATCGCCATCGCTGAGGGCGCCGATCTGATCGCGCGCGTGCGCGAAGCCGCTGCCTATCCAATCCTCAAGGTCAAGCTGGGCACCCCGCGCGATCTGGAGCTGGTCGAGACGGTTCGTGCCGCCGCGCCCGCCGCGACGATCCGCGTGGATGCCAACGCCGCCTGGAGCGCGCCCCAAGCACTGGCGATCGTGCCCCGGCTGGCCGAGCTGGGCGTGGAGCTGGTCGAGCAGCCGCTGCCAAGCGATGATCACGATGGCTGGCAACGCCTGCGGGCGGCATGCCTGCCCGTGCCGATCGTCGCCGATGAGAGCATCAAAAGCGCCGCGGATGTGGCGCGCTGGGCGCCCGTGGTGGATGGAGTCAACATCAAGCTAATGAAGAGCGGCGGCATCAGCGGGGCGCTGGCCGCGATCCATACCGCGCGTGCGCATGGCCTGCGCGTGATGCTGGGCTGCATGGTCGAAACCTCGCTGGGCGTAACAGCCGCAGCCCATCTGGGCGGCCTAGCCGACTGGCTCGATCTGGACGGGCCGTTGTTGATCGCCGACGATCCGTTTGTGGGCGTGAGCTACGCGGGGGCACGGCTTGAGTTGCCAACAGGCACGGGCCTGGGCGTCAGCCCGCGCGCGCCGCACTAG